A window of the Vigna angularis cultivar LongXiaoDou No.4 chromosome 3, ASM1680809v1, whole genome shotgun sequence genome harbors these coding sequences:
- the LOC108324027 gene encoding uncharacterized protein LOC108324027 isoform X1, translating into MTLSPPAVANASSHLGLTAPTVGKMRDFSIIDGFVEISECMAEMTKYVANEPSVGLFFIQQHAQNAVPNVIEVKKNVVEKSHETTLQTEDLEDSVTVVRSMKEHGFPIADKMIGEIKKSLNIIETKQPKRGLISPLSRSRSERASFDTHEGNKNRNNYFSNVLMSAKQKASSFKWRQHDASGSIDSMDEKPHIYPNLPLSVSSGSISSSFWAAKTEELPVASQGEDESQHEEHDASDISINLLSVSSDIYEDFKACKEAKLEEWLDGTGTLDDNCGTGGEKSS; encoded by the exons ATGACTCTCTCTCCTCCTGCTGTTGCTAATGCTTCCTCACACCTTGGTTTGACTGCTCCCACTGTAGG GAAGATGCGTGATTTCTCCATCATTGATGGTTTTGTGGAGATAAGTGAATGCATGGCAGAGATGACCAAATACGTGGCAAATGAACCATCTGTTGGGCTTTTCTTTATCCAACAGCATGCCCAAAATGCAGTACCTAATGTCATCgaagttaagaaaaatgttGTTGAGAAATCCCATGAAACAACTTTGCAAACCGAAGATTTGGAGGACTCTGTCACGGTGGTTCGATCAATGAAAGAGCATGGATTTCCCATAGCTGATAAGATGATTGGAGAGATTAAGAAATCTCTGAATATTATAGAAACAAAACAGCCGAAGAGAGGGTTGATTAGTCCACTGTCACGTTCTCGTTCAGAAAGAGCTAGTTTTGATACTCACGAGggaaacaaaaacagaaataactatttttcaaatgttttgatGTCAGCAAAACAGAAGGCTAGCAGCTTCAAGTGGCGACAACATGATGCTAGTGGATCAATAGATTCCATGGATGAAAAACCGCATATTTACCCTAATTTGCCATTGTCAGTCTCATCAGGAAgcatttcttcatctttttgggCTGCCAAAACTGAAGAGTTGCCTGTAGCAAGCCAGGGTGAAGATGAGTCTCAACATGAAGAGCATGATGCAAGTGATATCAGCATTAATTTATTATCAGTATCATCAGATATATATGAAGACTTCAAAGCTTGTAAAGAAGCTAAACTAGAGGAGTGGCTAGATGGAACTGGAACCCTTGATGATAATTGCGGTACAGGTGGTGAGAAAAGCTCTTAG
- the LOC108324027 gene encoding uncharacterized protein LOC108324027 isoform X2, whose product MRDFSIIDGFVEISECMAEMTKYVANEPSVGLFFIQQHAQNAVPNVIEVKKNVVEKSHETTLQTEDLEDSVTVVRSMKEHGFPIADKMIGEIKKSLNIIETKQPKRGLISPLSRSRSERASFDTHEGNKNRNNYFSNVLMSAKQKASSFKWRQHDASGSIDSMDEKPHIYPNLPLSVSSGSISSSFWAAKTEELPVASQGEDESQHEEHDASDISINLLSVSSDIYEDFKACKEAKLEEWLDGTGTLDDNCGTGGEKSS is encoded by the coding sequence ATGCGTGATTTCTCCATCATTGATGGTTTTGTGGAGATAAGTGAATGCATGGCAGAGATGACCAAATACGTGGCAAATGAACCATCTGTTGGGCTTTTCTTTATCCAACAGCATGCCCAAAATGCAGTACCTAATGTCATCgaagttaagaaaaatgttGTTGAGAAATCCCATGAAACAACTTTGCAAACCGAAGATTTGGAGGACTCTGTCACGGTGGTTCGATCAATGAAAGAGCATGGATTTCCCATAGCTGATAAGATGATTGGAGAGATTAAGAAATCTCTGAATATTATAGAAACAAAACAGCCGAAGAGAGGGTTGATTAGTCCACTGTCACGTTCTCGTTCAGAAAGAGCTAGTTTTGATACTCACGAGggaaacaaaaacagaaataactatttttcaaatgttttgatGTCAGCAAAACAGAAGGCTAGCAGCTTCAAGTGGCGACAACATGATGCTAGTGGATCAATAGATTCCATGGATGAAAAACCGCATATTTACCCTAATTTGCCATTGTCAGTCTCATCAGGAAgcatttcttcatctttttgggCTGCCAAAACTGAAGAGTTGCCTGTAGCAAGCCAGGGTGAAGATGAGTCTCAACATGAAGAGCATGATGCAAGTGATATCAGCATTAATTTATTATCAGTATCATCAGATATATATGAAGACTTCAAAGCTTGTAAAGAAGCTAAACTAGAGGAGTGGCTAGATGGAACTGGAACCCTTGATGATAATTGCGGTACAGGTGGTGAGAAAAGCTCTTAG